In a single window of the Pieris rapae chromosome 9, ilPieRapa1.1, whole genome shotgun sequence genome:
- the LOC110996258 gene encoding etoposide-induced protein 2.4 homolog: MESITNFSVSLIKGFIDSLRGVTVLLYLDKEINERALSRSPQLEYDGAKSKLKQPKIKQESKVLTRVLQSCILNGFIFLLSILVFEYALLPGVKYLVIAIFGHNPGVAYSVWSWIQPFLSMTFRMIWVLPLFLLSKLVNSLWFQDIADSAYRHRRGRPQFMSSVSKIIADSLFSLLVQALFLVQSMLVSMLPITYVGELLCLVHMCLLYSLYSFEYKWFNMGWELHKRLTYIETNWPYFLGFGLPLAVLTQIPQSYIISGCVFSIFFPVFILSGNEASPVTGSEYPLRLFSPVVAISNGMFRFVQHSADVMDKSR; this comes from the exons ATGGAAAGCATTACG AACTTCTCAGTTTCACTAATCAAAGGATTTATAGATAGTTTGCGTGGTGTAACAGTGTtgttatatttagataaagaaattaatgaaCGAGCCCTAAGCCGTTCTCCACAACTGGAATATGACGGTGccaaaagtaaattaaagcagcctaaaataaaaca agaGTCAAAAGTACTTACAAGAGTATTACAGTCTTGTATATTAAATGggtttatatttttgctaAGCATACTTGTGTTTGAATATGCATTACTACCGGGAGTTAAGTACTTAGTAATAGCTATATTTGGACATAATCCAGGAGTAGCATACAGTGTATGGTCATGGATACAACCATTCTTATCCATGACATTCAGGATGATATGGGTGTTACCACTGTTTCTTTTGAGCAAACTCGTTAATAGCCTGTGGTTTCAA gaTATTGCAGACTCGGCATATAGACACAGACGAGGCAGGCCTCAATTCATGTCTAGTgtcagtaaaatcattgctgaCTCACTGTTTAGTTTATTGGTGCAAGCCTTATTCTTAGTACAg AGTATGCTAGTCAGTATGTTACCTATAACATATGTTGGTGAATTATTATGCCTTGTTCACATGTGTCTTCTGTACTCGCTCTATTCCTTTGAGTACAAATGGTTCAACATGGGCTGGGAATTACACAAACGGCTGAcatatattgaaacaaattggCCTTACTTTCTTGGGTTTGGTCTACCATTGGCTGTATTGACACAGATTCCACAGTCATATATtataag TGGTTGTgtgttttcaatatttttcccTGTTTTCATTTTGAGTGGCAATGAAGCGTCTCCAGTCACTGGAAG tGAATATCCACTTCGTTTATTCTCTCCTGTAGTTGCAATCTCAAACGGTATGTTCCGTTTCGTCCAACACAGCGCTGACGTCATGGACAAATCGAGATGA